One genomic segment of Gammaproteobacteria bacterium includes these proteins:
- a CDS encoding hypothetical protein (Evidence 5 : Unknown function) yields the protein MFHNIMGENMFNKIRKIKISSRLLFVGGVILILFAITITIGIITTNYANQKFFFMFEDRYKKVEIINNIDDHASKVAEQFMEIFLIREPSRVDAILNDMHTERNMILEELTELGEITRTERGLKLLANVRNSYAKCPSLETSFMQAIKENRLDKENENQLLFNNIKQHHLQCEMDLKRLLEFQRTRVKEIILEIEYTQHKNVIIIGILSFLVSMIIIAMISWIIFTIKRPVRDISIFVERITQGEIPDPLMESWDGEFDDIRKNINAMCEAIRALYMIDKYAKDSLFPEKTKH from the coding sequence ATGTTTCATAATATTATGGGGGAGAATATGTTTAATAAAATTCGTAAGATCAAGATATCCTCACGACTACTGTTTGTAGGTGGAGTAATATTAATATTGTTTGCCATCACTATCACGATTGGGATTATCACTACTAATTATGCTAACCAAAAATTCTTTTTTATGTTTGAAGATCGTTATAAAAAAGTAGAAATTATTAATAATATTGACGATCACGCCAGCAAGGTCGCTGAACAATTCATGGAAATATTTTTAATCAGGGAACCGTCGCGGGTTGATGCAATTTTGAATGATATGCACACGGAGCGTAATATGATTCTTGAAGAATTAACCGAGCTTGGGGAAATTACTCGTACCGAGCGTGGCCTTAAATTACTTGCCAATGTACGTAATTCATACGCTAAATGTCCATCTCTTGAAACCAGTTTCATGCAGGCAATCAAAGAAAATCGCCTTGACAAGGAAAATGAAAATCAACTGCTGTTTAATAATATCAAACAACATCATTTGCAGTGTGAAATGGACTTGAAACGACTCCTCGAATTTCAGAGGACCAGGGTGAAAGAAATAATTCTTGAAATTGAGTACACGCAACATAAAAACGTAATAATCATAGGTATATTGAGTTTTTTGGTATCCATGATTATTATTGCCATGATTTCATGGATAATATTCACCATCAAACGACCGGTTCGAGACATTTCCATATTTGTTGAACGGATCACTCAAGGAGAAATTCCAGATCCATTGATGGAATCGTGGGATGGTGAGTTCGACGATATCCGAAAAAATATTAACGCCATGTGTGAAGCAATTCGCGCCTTATACATGATTGATAAATATGCGAAAGATAGTCTTTTTCCAGAAAAGACCAAGCACTAG